One Acetobacter ghanensis DNA window includes the following coding sequences:
- a CDS encoding PqiB family protein → MNDRHNSPRHGESDNQDALVRRIRFSIIWVIPIISVLIAGFLVWRSFLDNGPEITVIFDTADGLTSGQTQVKNKSVVLGTVENISLTPDLRHVRVLIRMNKGTNDMLTDKARFWVVRPRINGASITGLETLMSGAYIAFDPGLDADGHTSGAHVDRFEGLEAPPGMRSDQPGQTYTLVANNIGSIGQGAPVFFRDVDVGEVLGYTMPPGGRGPVLIQIFVKEPYDHYLNGSTRFWNVSGVKVGFGAGGLKVQLQSLQALFSGGVAFGLSPLEEGKPQRDLPMAAANTVFKLYESEEDAQNAGYHERVPLATYLTSSVKGLAPGAVVSMFGIQVGNVTSVKLDMTSTPGHPRVRIGMEIQPERVMSSKELSHEEVTDMLRTLVANGLRASTDSASLLTGEELISLNFVKNAGKATTSMEGTTLVIPGQPGGMSGIMESLSTVTDRLAAMPFEQIGTNANNLLAHADETLTSPDVKQSLASLRVSMQHFQALTQDLQKGIAPLSQRLPAMAEQMDQMLHNANRLLASYGGNSDFKRNLQAMVIQLGQTARSLRFLSDFLTNHPSALISGR, encoded by the coding sequence GTGAACGACAGGCACAATTCTCCAAGACATGGTGAAAGTGACAATCAGGATGCGTTGGTGCGGCGGATCCGGTTTTCCATTATCTGGGTCATTCCCATTATTTCTGTGCTCATTGCAGGCTTTCTGGTCTGGCGCAGCTTTTTGGATAACGGGCCGGAAATTACCGTTATCTTTGACACGGCAGATGGCCTGACCAGCGGCCAGACGCAGGTTAAAAACAAGTCCGTGGTGCTGGGAACGGTGGAAAACATCTCCCTCACCCCCGACCTGCGTCATGTGCGTGTGCTGATCCGCATGAACAAGGGCACCAATGACATGCTGACGGACAAGGCCCGCTTCTGGGTTGTGCGTCCGCGCATTAACGGTGCCAGCATTACCGGGCTGGAAACACTGATGTCGGGCGCATACATCGCCTTTGACCCGGGGCTGGATGCGGATGGCCATACGTCAGGCGCGCATGTGGACCGGTTTGAAGGGTTGGAAGCGCCGCCGGGTATGCGCTCCGACCAGCCGGGCCAGACTTATACGCTGGTGGCCAACAATATTGGTTCCATCGGTCAGGGCGCGCCTGTCTTCTTCCGCGATGTGGATGTGGGGGAAGTGCTGGGTTACACCATGCCCCCCGGTGGCCGCGGGCCGGTGCTGATCCAGATTTTTGTTAAGGAACCGTACGACCATTACCTTAATGGCAGCACGCGGTTCTGGAATGTTTCCGGTGTTAAGGTGGGCTTTGGGGCCGGGGGGCTCAAGGTTCAGTTGCAGTCCCTTCAGGCGCTGTTCTCCGGTGGGGTGGCGTTTGGCCTGTCCCCGCTGGAGGAGGGCAAACCCCAGCGCGACCTGCCCATGGCGGCCGCCAATACAGTGTTCAAACTGTATGAGAGCGAGGAGGACGCCCAGAACGCCGGGTACCATGAGCGTGTTCCCCTTGCCACGTATCTGACCTCCTCCGTCAAGGGGCTGGCTCCGGGGGCTGTGGTCAGCATGTTTGGTATTCAGGTTGGCAACGTCACCAGCGTCAAGCTGGACATGACCTCCACCCCCGGCCACCCGCGCGTGCGCATTGGCATGGAAATTCAGCCCGAACGTGTGATGTCCTCCAAGGAACTCTCGCATGAGGAAGTGACGGACATGCTGCGCACGCTGGTGGCCAATGGCCTGCGTGCCTCCACCGACAGCGCAAGCCTGCTGACGGGGGAAGAGCTGATCTCGCTCAACTTCGTCAAGAACGCGGGCAAAGCCACAACCAGCATGGAAGGGACAACCCTTGTCATCCCCGGTCAGCCGGGTGGGATGAGCGGCATTATGGAGTCCCTCTCCACCGTAACCGACCGTCTGGCGGCCATGCCGTTTGAGCAGATTGGCACCAACGCCAACAACCTGCTGGCCCATGCGGACGAAACGCTGACCAGCCCGGATGTTAAACAGTCTCTGGCCAGCCTGCGTGTTTCCATGCAGCACTTCCAGGCGCTGACGCAGGACCTGCAAAAAGGCATTGCTCCGCTCAGCCAGCGCCTGCCCGCTATGGCAGAGCAGATGGACCAGATGCTCCACAACGCCAACCGCCTGCTGGCCAGCTATGGTGGCAACAGCGACTTCAAGCGCAACCTTCAGGCAATGGTCATTCAGCTTGGGCAGACCGCGCGCTCCCTGCGCTTTTTGTCTGACTTCCTGACCAACCACCCCTCCGCGCTCATATCGGGACGATAA